The following are encoded together in the Equus quagga isolate Etosha38 chromosome 15, UCLA_HA_Equagga_1.0, whole genome shotgun sequence genome:
- the LOC124226312 gene encoding putative olfactory receptor 2B8: protein MEKTNDSTFSGFILLGFSGRPQLETTLFVVILIIYFLSSLGNGTIILLSVLDPRLHTPLYFFLSNLSFMDLCLTTCTVPQTLANFKGKDKIITYGGCVTQLFISLGLGGTECVLLSVMAYDRYAAVCRPLHYMVIMHPQLCLQLTVTAWLTGFGSSVVQTALTMTLPLCGKNRVDHFFCEVPVMLKLACTDTSIHKTEMFTISVFFLVVPLSLILMSYGHITSAVLKMKSAQGRQKAFGTCGSHLMVVIIFFGTLISMYLQPPSSYSQDVNKSIALFYTLVTPLLNPLIYSLRNKDVKGALRRLVRTTVD, encoded by the coding sequence atggaaaaaactaaTGACAGCACCTTCTCTGGATTCATTCTCCTGGGCTTCTCCGGCAGGCCTCAGCTAGAAACTACTCTCTTTGTGGTCATCTTGATCATCTACTTTTTGAGCTCTCTAGGTAATGGCACAATTATCCTTTTGTCAGTTTTGGATCCTCGCCTCCATACccctttgtatttcttcctctccaacctcTCTTTCATGGATCTTTGTTTGACTACTTGCACTGTCCCTCAGACACTGGCCAACTTTAAGGGGAAAGACAAGATCATCACCTATGGTGGCTGTGTGACCcaacttttcatttccttgggaCTCGGGGGGACAGAATGTGTCCTCCTGTCtgtcatggcctatgaccgctatgcaGCTGTGTGCCGCCCACTCCACTACATGGTGATCATGCATCCCCAACTTTGCTTGCAGCTTACTGTAACTGCTTGGCTTACAGGATTTGGTAGTTCTGTGGTACAGACGGCATTGACCATGACTCTCCCCCTCTGTGGTAAAAACCGAGTAGACCATTTCTTCTGTGAAGTTCCAGTGATGCTAAAACTGGCCTGCACTGACACCTCCATCCACAAGACTGAAATGTTTACCATCAGTGTCTTCTTCTTGGTGGTGCCCCTGTCACTCATCTTAATGTCCTATGGTCACATCACCAGTGCAGTCCTGAAGATGAAGTCAGCCCAGGGGAGGCAGAAGGCTTTTGGAACCTGTGGCTCTCACCTAATGGTAGTGATCATTTTCTTTGGCACACTCATCTCCATGTacctccagcctccctccagtTATTCACAGGATGTGAACAAAAGCATTGCCCTCTTCTATACTCTGGTGACTCCCCTGCTGAATCCCCTGATTTACTCTCTCAGGAACAAGGACGTCAAAGGGGCGCTAAGGAGACTAGTGAGGACAACCGTAGATTGA